One segment of Pantoea sp. Lij88 DNA contains the following:
- the yrfG gene encoding GMP/IMP nucleotidase, with product MLNWSEIDTVLLDMDGTLLDLAFDRHFWLEHVPEELSQQRGISRADADAIIAEKYQAVAHTLNWYCLDYWADALALDIRAMTLAMRSRVALRDDTLPFLQALRRAGKSTILLTNAHPYNLDVKLAQTGLAPHLDLLLSTHTFGYPKEDQRLWQAVQQHTGFSAPRTLFIDDSEVILDAAKLWGIGWCLGVKNPDSGRPEQIFQRHRATGDYRTLI from the coding sequence ATGCTCAACTGGTCTGAGATTGATACCGTGCTGCTCGACATGGATGGCACGCTGCTGGATTTGGCGTTTGATCGTCACTTCTGGCTGGAACATGTGCCTGAAGAGCTCAGCCAGCAACGCGGCATCAGCCGGGCGGATGCCGACGCAATCATCGCGGAAAAGTATCAGGCCGTCGCCCATACGCTAAACTGGTATTGTCTGGATTACTGGGCAGACGCACTGGCGCTGGATATCCGTGCCATGACGCTGGCGATGCGCAGCCGTGTCGCGCTGCGTGACGATACGCTGCCTTTTTTGCAGGCGCTGCGCCGCGCGGGCAAGTCCACCATCCTGCTGACCAACGCGCATCCTTATAATCTGGACGTCAAACTGGCGCAGACAGGTTTAGCGCCACACCTTGATTTATTACTTTCCACCCATACCTTTGGGTATCCGAAAGAAGACCAACGTTTATGGCAGGCGGTACAACAGCACACGGGCTTTTCTGCGCCGCGCACGCTGTTTATCGATGATAGCGAAGTGATTCTGGATGCTGCAAAGCTATGGGGCATCGGCTGGTGCTTAGGCGTAAAGAACCCCGATTCGGGGCGTCCTGAGCAAATCTTTCAGCGTCACCGCGCCACCGGCGATTACCGGACGCTGATCTGA
- a CDS encoding alpha-amylase family glycosyl hydrolase → MDTITDLIEKIYAGTFPEATFARLQADIATARAAIKLPRKAHWDEQDVVLITYADQFREAGKPTLSTFSRFYQQHLQSTFPLVHLLPFFPWSSDDGFSVMDYHQVDPVCGDWQDVARLHQETRLMFDFVCNHMSAKSAWFSHFLAQDPGWDDFFISMPPATDLSAVTRPRTSPLLTPFKMADGDTRFIWTTFSADQIDLNFANPEVLLRMVNVLLDYLIRGADYVRLDAVGYMWKTPGTRCIHLEKTHQLVKLFRAIADHVAPGTVIITETNVPHQDNISYLGNGHDEAQMVYQFSLPPLVLHAIHTGSARALRQWASSLDLSSNDTTFFNFLASHDGIGLNPARGILSEVEIVALVRDLALEGALVSYKNNPDGTTSPYEINVAFLDALNREADDDATRLKRFLLAHAILLVFPGVPAIYIQSILGGRNHYDGVRAAGHNRAINRQKYDLQQIEAALAGGDWLRQQIYTRLGQLIQLRRRQSAFHPDNPMTLYDSENAVLVLSRHQAESGEGVLCVFNLSGRSVETQLPVAHTLQDVVSGEKVDGTQPVKLDAWQFMWLR, encoded by the coding sequence ATGGATACGATCACCGATCTGATTGAGAAGATTTATGCTGGCACATTCCCGGAGGCGACCTTTGCGCGCCTGCAGGCTGATATCGCCACCGCCCGCGCGGCGATCAAGCTGCCGCGTAAGGCCCACTGGGATGAACAGGATGTGGTGCTGATCACCTACGCCGATCAGTTCCGTGAAGCCGGTAAACCCACGCTCAGCACCTTTTCCCGCTTCTATCAGCAGCACCTGCAATCCACCTTTCCGCTGGTTCACCTGCTGCCCTTTTTCCCCTGGTCGTCCGACGATGGCTTTTCGGTGATGGATTACCATCAGGTCGATCCGGTGTGCGGCGACTGGCAGGATGTTGCGCGCCTGCATCAGGAAACCCGGCTGATGTTCGACTTCGTCTGCAACCATATGTCGGCAAAAAGCGCCTGGTTCAGCCACTTCCTGGCGCAGGATCCCGGCTGGGACGATTTCTTTATCAGCATGCCGCCCGCCACCGATCTCAGCGCCGTCACGCGCCCGCGAACCTCGCCGCTGCTGACACCGTTTAAGATGGCGGATGGCGATACCCGCTTTATCTGGACCACCTTCAGCGCCGACCAGATTGACCTCAACTTTGCTAACCCTGAAGTGCTGCTGCGCATGGTGAACGTGCTGCTCGACTACCTGATACGCGGCGCAGACTACGTGCGCCTCGATGCGGTTGGCTATATGTGGAAAACGCCAGGTACGCGCTGTATTCATCTGGAAAAAACCCACCAGCTGGTGAAGCTGTTTCGCGCCATTGCCGATCACGTCGCACCCGGCACGGTGATTATTACCGAGACCAACGTGCCGCATCAGGACAACATCAGCTATCTGGGCAACGGGCATGACGAAGCGCAGATGGTGTATCAGTTTTCGCTGCCGCCGCTGGTGCTGCATGCGATTCACACCGGCTCGGCACGCGCGCTGCGGCAGTGGGCCAGCTCGCTGGATCTCAGCAGCAACGACACCACCTTCTTCAACTTCCTGGCGTCACACGATGGCATCGGGCTTAATCCGGCGCGCGGCATTTTGTCTGAAGTAGAGATTGTGGCACTGGTGCGCGATCTGGCGCTGGAAGGCGCGCTGGTTTCCTATAAAAACAATCCTGACGGCACCACCAGCCCCTATGAAATCAACGTCGCCTTCCTGGATGCGCTGAACCGCGAAGCCGACGATGACGCCACGCGGCTGAAACGCTTTTTACTGGCCCATGCGATTCTGCTGGTCTTCCCTGGCGTGCCGGCCATCTATATCCAGAGCATTCTGGGTGGCCGTAACCATTACGATGGCGTACGGGCCGCCGGACACAACCGGGCGATCAACCGTCAGAAATATGATTTACAGCAGATTGAGGCGGCGCTGGCGGGCGGTGACTGGCTGCGGCAGCAGATTTATACGCGGCTCGGCCAGCTGATCCAGCTGCGTCGTCGCCAGTCTGCGTTCCATCCCGATAATCCGATGACGCTGTATGACAGCGAAAATGCCGTGCTGGTGCTGAGCCGTCATCAGGCGGAGAGCGGCGAGGGAGTGCTTTGCGTGTTTAATCTCAGTGGACGGTCAGTGGAGACACAACTGCCGGTGGCACATACGTTGCAGGATGTGGTGAGCGGGGAGAAAGTTGATGGCACCCAGCCGGTTAAGCTGGATGCCTGGCAGTTCATGTGGCTACGTTAA
- the envZ gene encoding two-component system sensor histidine kinase EnvZ: MKRLRFSPRSSFARTLLLIVTLLFVSLVTTYLVVLNFAILPSLQQFNKVLAYEVRMLMTDRLQLEDGTQLEVPPAFRREIYRELGISLYTNAAAEESGLRWAQHYEFLSEQMGQQLGGPTDVRVEVNKNSPVVWLKTWLSPDIWVRVPLTEIHQGDFSPLFRYTLAIMLLAIGGAWLFIRIQNRPLVDLEHAALQVGRGIIPPPLREYGASEVRSVTRAFNQMAAGVKQLADDRTLLMAGVSHDLRTPLTRIRLATEMMSEQDGYLAESINKDIEECNAIIEQFIDYLRTGQEMQTERADLNSVLGEVVAAESGYEREIENAVMPEELMLDINPLSIKRALANLVVNAARYGNGWIKVSSGRELHRAWFQVEDDGPGIRPDQLAHLFQPFVRGDSARSTSGTGLGLAIVQRIIDAHQGSLEIGESEHGGLRIRAWLPLVESMALSHNTGSNSVSG, encoded by the coding sequence ATGAAGCGACTGCGCTTCTCGCCACGGAGTTCGTTTGCCCGCACCCTGCTGCTGATCGTTACCCTGCTGTTCGTCAGCCTGGTCACGACCTATCTGGTGGTGCTGAACTTCGCCATTCTTCCCAGCCTGCAACAGTTCAATAAGGTGCTCGCATACGAAGTGCGTATGCTGATGACCGACCGGTTGCAGCTGGAAGATGGCACGCAGCTGGAAGTGCCGCCGGCGTTTCGCCGGGAAATCTACCGCGAACTGGGGATCTCGCTCTACACCAATGCAGCAGCAGAGGAGAGTGGATTGCGCTGGGCGCAGCATTATGAATTCCTGAGCGAGCAGATGGGACAGCAGCTTGGCGGTCCGACCGATGTCCGGGTTGAGGTAAACAAAAACTCACCGGTGGTCTGGCTGAAAACCTGGCTGTCGCCCGATATCTGGGTGCGGGTGCCGCTGACGGAGATTCATCAGGGCGACTTCTCGCCGCTGTTCCGTTATACCCTGGCGATTATGCTGCTGGCGATTGGCGGCGCCTGGCTGTTTATCCGTATCCAGAACCGACCCCTGGTGGATCTGGAGCACGCCGCCCTGCAGGTCGGACGCGGGATTATTCCGCCGCCGCTGCGCGAGTATGGCGCATCAGAAGTGCGATCGGTGACCCGCGCCTTTAACCAGATGGCGGCCGGGGTGAAGCAGCTGGCGGATGACCGCACGCTATTAATGGCGGGCGTCAGCCACGATTTGCGTACGCCGCTGACCCGCATTCGTCTCGCCACCGAGATGATGAGCGAGCAGGATGGTTATCTGGCCGAATCGATTAATAAAGATATCGAAGAGTGCAACGCCATCATTGAACAGTTCATCGACTATCTACGTACCGGTCAGGAGATGCAGACCGAGCGCGCGGATCTCAACAGCGTGCTGGGCGAAGTCGTGGCGGCTGAAAGTGGCTATGAACGTGAAATCGAAAATGCGGTGATGCCGGAAGAGTTAATGCTGGATATCAACCCGCTGTCGATTAAACGGGCACTGGCTAACCTGGTGGTCAACGCCGCGCGATACGGCAATGGCTGGATCAAAGTCAGCAGCGGACGGGAACTGCATCGCGCCTGGTTTCAGGTGGAAGATGATGGTCCTGGCATCAGGCCGGATCAGCTGGCGCACCTGTTCCAGCCATTTGTACGCGGCGATAGCGCCCGCAGTACCAGCGGTACCGGTCTCGGTCTGGCGATTGTGCAGCGTATTATCGATGCCCATCAGGGCTCGCTGGAGATTGGCGAGAGCGAACACGGTGGGTTACGTATTCGTGCCTGGTTGCCGTTAGTGGAAAGCATGGCGCTGAGCCACAACACGGGCAGCAACAGCGTTTCAGGATGA
- the yjbE gene encoding exopolysaccharide production protein YjbE, with product MKKTILLLSALALGSVSPGYAATATGEAAGAAATTTAQGNSNAIGVGAVAALLGVALATMGGGGGDGHSTGTSTTTATHAGK from the coding sequence ATGAAAAAAACAATTTTACTGCTGAGCGCGCTGGCATTAGGCAGCGTCAGCCCAGGTTACGCTGCAACAGCCACCGGTGAAGCAGCCGGCGCAGCAGCGACAACAACAGCACAGGGTAACTCTAACGCCATCGGTGTGGGTGCAGTCGCAGCCCTGCTGGGCGTTGCGCTGGCCACTATGGGCGGCGGCGGCGGTGACGGTCACAGCACCGGTACATCGACCACCACGGCGACCCACGCCGGAAAATAA
- the ompR gene encoding two-component system response regulator OmpR: protein MQENYKILVVDDDMRLRALLERYLTEQGFQVRSVANAEQMDRLLTRESFHLMVLDLMLPGEDGLSICRRLRSQSNPMPIIMVTAKGEEVDRIVGLEIGADDYIPKPFNPRELLARIRAVLRRQANELPGAPSQEEAIIAFGKFKLNLGTREMFREDEPMPLTSGEFAVLKALVSHPREPLSRDKLMNLARGREYSAMERSIDVQISRLRRMVEEDPAHPRYIQTVWGLGYVFVPDGSKA, encoded by the coding sequence ATGCAAGAGAACTACAAAATTCTGGTCGTCGATGATGATATGCGTCTGCGTGCACTGCTTGAACGCTATCTCACCGAGCAGGGCTTTCAGGTGCGCAGTGTCGCTAATGCCGAGCAGATGGATCGTCTGTTAACCCGCGAATCCTTTCATCTGATGGTGCTCGACCTGATGTTGCCAGGCGAAGATGGTCTTTCTATCTGCCGTCGTCTGCGCAGTCAGAGCAACCCGATGCCGATTATTATGGTGACCGCCAAGGGCGAAGAAGTGGATCGTATCGTGGGGCTGGAGATCGGCGCAGACGACTATATTCCCAAACCGTTTAACCCGCGTGAGCTGCTGGCGCGTATTCGTGCGGTGCTGCGTCGTCAGGCGAATGAACTGCCAGGCGCGCCTTCGCAGGAAGAGGCGATCATCGCCTTCGGTAAATTCAAACTTAACCTCGGCACCCGCGAGATGTTCCGTGAAGATGAACCCATGCCGCTGACCAGCGGTGAGTTTGCCGTGCTGAAAGCACTGGTCAGCCACCCGCGTGAGCCGCTGTCGCGTGACAAGCTGATGAACCTGGCGCGTGGCCGCGAATACAGCGCCATGGAACGTTCGATTGACGTCCAGATCTCCCGCCTGCGTCGCATGGTGGAAGAGGATCCGGCGCATCCACGTTATATTCAGACCGTCTGGGGTCTGGGCTACGTCTTTGTGCCGGACGGCAGTAAAGCATGA
- the hslO gene encoding Hsp33 family molecular chaperone HslO: MSVQDQLHRYLFENAAVRGELVNVSDTWRETVKNHDYPAPVKTLLGEMLVATSLLTATLKFDGEITVQLQGDGPLSLAVINGNNNQELRGVARVKGDIPDDSTLKSMVGNGYLVITISPEKGERYQGVVGLEGETLAECLEDYFMRSEQLPTRLFIRTSDKGAAGILLQVMPAQDTEKEVFEHLATLTETIKTEELIDLPANEALWRLYHQEEVTLYDPQPVIYKCTCSRERCGEVLTTLPQEEVDEIIAEDGKIDMHCDYCGSNYVFDAVDIAGIRSHSLENNDRLH; this comes from the coding sequence ATGTCAGTCCAGGATCAACTGCACCGTTATCTGTTTGAAAATGCCGCCGTGCGCGGCGAGCTGGTGAACGTCTCTGACACCTGGCGTGAAACCGTGAAGAACCACGACTATCCGGCACCGGTTAAAACGCTGCTGGGTGAGATGCTGGTCGCGACCAGCCTGCTGACCGCCACGCTGAAGTTCGATGGCGAAATTACCGTGCAGCTACAGGGTGACGGTCCGCTGTCGCTGGCCGTCATCAACGGTAACAACAACCAGGAACTGCGTGGCGTGGCGCGTGTTAAAGGCGACATCCCCGACGACAGCACCCTGAAAAGCATGGTCGGCAATGGCTATCTGGTGATCACCATCTCCCCGGAGAAGGGTGAGCGTTATCAGGGTGTGGTCGGACTGGAGGGTGAAACCCTGGCCGAGTGCCTGGAAGATTACTTCATGCGCTCAGAACAGCTGCCAACGCGTCTGTTCATCCGCACCAGCGACAAAGGCGCCGCCGGGATTCTGCTGCAGGTCATGCCCGCGCAGGATACGGAGAAAGAGGTCTTCGAGCATCTGGCGACTCTGACAGAAACCATTAAAACGGAAGAGCTGATCGATCTGCCTGCGAACGAAGCGCTGTGGCGTCTCTATCATCAGGAAGAGGTCACCCTCTACGATCCGCAGCCGGTGATCTACAAATGCACCTGCTCGCGTGAACGCTGTGGTGAAGTGCTGACCACGCTGCCGCAGGAAGAAGTGGATGAGATCATCGCGGAAGATGGCAAAATCGACATGCACTGTGACTATTGCGGTTCAAACTACGTGTTTGATGCCGTCGATATCGCCGGTATCCGCAGCCACTCCCTTGAGAATAACGACCGCCTGCACTGA
- the hslR gene encoding ribosome-associated heat shock protein Hsp15 yields the protein MKEKSSEEVRLDKWLWAARFYKTRAIAREMIEGGKVHYNGQRSKPGKVVELNAELTLRQGNDERTVIVADISAQRRPASEAQQLYRETDASIEKREKMAQARKMNALTMPHPDRRPDKKERRDLMKFKLSGDE from the coding sequence ATGAAAGAGAAAAGCAGCGAAGAGGTTCGCCTCGACAAGTGGCTGTGGGCCGCGCGCTTCTACAAAACCCGGGCGATTGCGCGGGAGATGATTGAAGGCGGCAAAGTCCATTATAACGGCCAGCGCAGCAAGCCTGGCAAAGTGGTGGAGCTGAATGCGGAACTGACACTGCGTCAGGGCAACGATGAACGCACCGTGATCGTCGCGGACATCAGCGCGCAGCGCCGTCCCGCCAGCGAGGCCCAGCAGCTCTATCGCGAAACCGATGCCAGCATTGAAAAACGCGAAAAAATGGCGCAGGCGCGCAAAATGAATGCGCTGACTATGCCCCATCCCGATCGGCGACCTGACAAAAAAGAGCGTCGCGATTTGATGAAGTTTAAATTATCGGGCGATGAATAA
- a CDS encoding YdgH/BhsA/McbA-like domain containing protein produces the protein MKVFKWVVASMMMGAISFSAMAAKEVTKEEVKTMNLQKIGTVNTTAETTSPMDAKKVLSKLADEKGGKYYLVIAGREHGKFSATAEVYK, from the coding sequence ATGAAGGTTTTTAAATGGGTTGTGGCTTCAATGATGATGGGCGCGATTTCATTTTCTGCGATGGCAGCGAAAGAAGTCACCAAAGAAGAAGTTAAGACAATGAACCTGCAGAAGATTGGCACCGTTAACACCACGGCGGAAACCACCTCGCCAATGGATGCTAAAAAAGTGCTGTCTAAGCTCGCTGACGAAAAAGGCGGTAAATATTACCTGGTGATCGCCGGTCGCGAACACGGTAAATTCAGCGCAACGGCTGAAGTCTACAAGTAA
- a CDS encoding Tex family protein: protein MMKVLSQIIASELQARPEQVDAAVRLLDEGNTVPFIARYRKEVTGGLDDTQLRQLETRLSYLRELEERRQSILKSIDDQGKLTDDLARAINTTLSKTELEDLYLPYKQKRRTRGQIAIEAGLEPLADTLWQEPSHLPEQLAEQYVDADKGVADVRAALDGARYILMERFAEDAALLAKVRNYLWKNAHLVSRVVEGKEEAGAKFRDYFDHHEALSTVPSHRALAMLRGRNEGVLQLSLNADPQFDEAPRESHGETLIAEHLNLRLNNAPADSWRKAVVSWTWRIKVMLHLETELMGTVRERAEDEAINVFARNLHDLLMAAPAGMRATMGLDPGLRTGVKVAVVDATGKVVATDTVYPHTGQTAKAAAAVAALCMKHQVELVAIGNGTASRETERFFLDLQQQFPQVTAQKVIVSEAGASVYSASELAALEFPDLDVSLRGAVSIARRLQDPLAELVKIDPKSIGVGQYQHDVSQSQLAKKLDAVVEDCVNAVGVDLNTASVPLLTRVAGLTRMMAQNIVGWRDENGRFRNRQQLLKVSRLGPKAFEQCAGFLRINHGDNPLDASTVHPEAYPVVERILAATEQALSDLMGNSGSLRNLSPRDFIDERFGLPTVTDIMKELEKPGRDPRPEFKTAQFAEGVETLNDLTPGMILEGAVTNVTNFGAFVDIGVHQDGLVHISSLSDRFVEDPHQVVKAGDIVKVKVMEVDLQRKRIALTMRLDEQPGEGNARGGAKNAAPREEKRPAAGKGRPRPVSASAGNSAMSDALAAALGKKR from the coding sequence ATGATGAAAGTTCTGAGCCAGATAATTGCCAGTGAGCTACAGGCGCGACCAGAGCAGGTTGACGCCGCCGTTCGCCTGTTAGATGAAGGGAATACCGTGCCGTTTATCGCACGCTATCGTAAAGAGGTCACCGGCGGGCTGGATGATACCCAACTGCGCCAGCTGGAAACCCGTCTCAGCTATCTGCGTGAACTTGAAGAGCGACGCCAGTCAATTCTGAAGTCGATTGACGATCAGGGAAAACTCACTGACGACCTCGCCCGCGCCATCAATACCACCCTCAGCAAAACCGAGCTTGAAGACCTCTACCTGCCCTACAAACAGAAACGCCGCACGCGTGGACAGATCGCTATTGAAGCCGGTCTGGAACCGCTGGCGGACACGCTCTGGCAGGAGCCGTCTCACCTCCCCGAGCAGCTTGCTGAGCAGTATGTCGATGCCGACAAAGGCGTCGCCGACGTCCGTGCCGCACTGGATGGTGCCCGCTATATTCTGATGGAGCGTTTCGCCGAAGATGCCGCACTGCTGGCGAAAGTCCGTAACTACCTGTGGAAAAATGCCCATCTGGTGTCACGCGTGGTGGAAGGCAAAGAGGAAGCGGGCGCGAAGTTCCGCGACTACTTCGATCACCACGAAGCACTGAGTACCGTACCGTCGCACCGTGCGCTGGCGATGCTGCGCGGCCGCAACGAAGGCGTGCTGCAACTCTCGCTGAATGCCGATCCGCAGTTTGATGAAGCGCCGCGTGAAAGCCACGGTGAAACGCTGATTGCTGAACACCTGAACCTGCGCCTGAACAACGCACCGGCCGACAGCTGGCGTAAAGCGGTAGTCAGCTGGACGTGGCGCATCAAGGTGATGCTGCATCTGGAAACGGAGCTGATGGGCACAGTGCGCGAACGCGCCGAAGATGAAGCGATCAACGTCTTTGCCCGCAACCTGCACGATCTGCTGATGGCGGCTCCTGCGGGGATGCGCGCCACCATGGGTCTGGATCCCGGCCTGCGCACCGGCGTCAAAGTGGCGGTGGTCGATGCCACCGGTAAAGTCGTGGCGACCGATACCGTTTATCCGCACACCGGCCAGACCGCCAAAGCCGCTGCCGCCGTTGCCGCGCTCTGCATGAAGCATCAGGTTGAACTGGTGGCGATTGGCAACGGAACGGCCTCACGTGAAACCGAGCGCTTCTTCCTGGATCTGCAGCAGCAGTTCCCGCAGGTCACGGCGCAGAAAGTGATTGTCAGTGAAGCCGGCGCCTCCGTCTACTCGGCCTCTGAACTGGCGGCGCTGGAGTTCCCGGATCTCGATGTTTCACTGCGTGGCGCGGTATCAATCGCCCGCCGTCTGCAGGATCCGCTGGCTGAGCTGGTGAAAATCGATCCGAAATCGATTGGTGTCGGTCAGTATCAGCATGACGTCAGTCAGAGCCAGCTGGCGAAGAAACTCGACGCCGTGGTGGAGGATTGCGTGAACGCCGTCGGCGTTGACCTCAATACCGCCTCAGTGCCGCTGCTGACCCGCGTCGCGGGCCTGACGCGCATGATGGCACAGAACATTGTCGGCTGGCGTGATGAGAATGGCCGCTTCCGGAACCGCCAGCAGTTACTGAAAGTGAGCCGTCTTGGGCCAAAAGCCTTTGAGCAGTGTGCGGGCTTCCTGCGCATCAACCACGGCGATAACCCACTGGATGCCTCGACCGTTCACCCGGAAGCCTATCCGGTCGTCGAGCGTATTCTGGCTGCCACCGAGCAGGCGCTGAGCGATCTGATGGGTAATTCTGGCAGCCTGCGTAACCTCAGCCCCCGCGATTTCATTGATGAACGTTTTGGTCTGCCGACCGTCACCGACATCATGAAAGAGCTGGAGAAGCCGGGCCGCGATCCGCGCCCTGAGTTTAAGACTGCGCAGTTCGCGGAAGGTGTCGAAACGCTGAACGACCTGACACCGGGCATGATCCTCGAAGGTGCCGTCACCAACGTCACAAACTTCGGTGCGTTTGTGGATATCGGCGTCCATCAGGATGGCCTGGTGCATATCTCCTCGCTCTCCGATCGCTTCGTGGAAGATCCGCATCAGGTGGTGAAAGCGGGCGATATCGTCAAAGTGAAAGTGATGGAAGTCGATCTCCAGCGCAAACGTATTGCCCTGACCATGCGTCTTGATGAGCAGCCAGGCGAAGGCAATGCACGGGGTGGTGCGAAGAACGCCGCGCCGCGCGAAGAGAAACGTCCGGCTGCCGGTAAAGGTCGTCCGCGTCCGGTCAGCGCATCCGCGGGTAACAGTGCAATGAGTGATGCACTGGCCGCCGCTCTGGGTAAAAAACGCTAA
- the greB gene encoding transcription elongation factor GreB: MKTRLITREGFDKLKAELDYLWREERPEVTKKVTWAASLGDRSENADYQYNKKRLREIDRRVRYLTKSIEQLRIVDYSPQQDGKVFFGAWVEIENDEGDLKRFRIVGYDEIFGRKDYISIDSPMARALLKKEVGDAATVETPLGPALWYVNAIDYPQ; this comes from the coding sequence ATGAAAACCCGACTTATTACCCGCGAAGGCTTCGATAAGCTGAAAGCGGAACTCGACTATCTGTGGCGTGAAGAGCGACCGGAAGTGACAAAAAAAGTCACCTGGGCTGCCAGCCTTGGCGATCGCAGCGAAAATGCCGACTATCAGTACAACAAAAAACGGCTGCGTGAAATCGACCGCCGCGTACGCTATCTGACCAAAAGCATCGAACAATTGCGTATCGTGGATTACTCCCCACAGCAGGATGGCAAAGTCTTCTTTGGTGCCTGGGTGGAAATTGAAAACGATGAGGGCGACCTCAAACGCTTCCGCATCGTGGGTTACGATGAGATTTTTGGCCGCAAAGATTACATCTCTATCGACTCGCCAATGGCGCGGGCGCTGCTGAAAAAAGAGGTTGGCGATGCCGCCACCGTCGAGACGCCACTGGGTCCGGCGCTGTGGTATGTCAACGCGATTGACTACCCGCAATAA
- the pckA gene encoding phosphoenolpyruvate carboxykinase (ATP) encodes MRVNGLTSQDLAALGIVDTTEVVYNPDYDTLFQEETRPDLEGFARGTLTQSGAIAVDTGIFTGRSPKDKYIVRDDTTRDTLWWNDQGTGKNDNQPLSQETWNALKSCVTRQLSGKRLFVVDAFCGANADSRLSVRFVTEVAWQAHFVKNMFIQPTDAELADFKPDFVVMNGAKCTNPDWQAQGLHSENFVAFNLTERMQLIGGTWYGGEMKKGLFAIMNYLLPLKGIASMHCSANVGKAGDVAVFFGLSGTGKTTLSTDPDRQLIGDDEHGWDDDGVFNFEGGCYAKTINLSEQAEPEIYRAIRRNALLENVVVREDGSIDYADGSKTENTRVSYPINHIDNIVQPVSKAGHAKKVIFLTADAFGVLPPVSRLTPEQTQYHFLSGFTAKLAGTERGVTEPTPTFSACFGAAFLTLHPTQYAEVLVKRMEASGAQAYLVNTGWNGSGKRISLKNTRAIINAILAGELDDAPTETLPIFNLQMPVALGELDSDTLDPRRSWESEEKWTAAAEGLAQRFIDNFDKYTDNAAGAALVKAGPQR; translated from the coding sequence ATGCGCGTTAACGGCCTGACCTCGCAAGACCTTGCCGCTTTGGGCATCGTGGATACCACGGAAGTGGTTTACAACCCTGATTACGACACGCTATTTCAGGAAGAGACGCGCCCGGACCTCGAAGGTTTTGCTCGTGGCACCCTGACGCAGAGCGGCGCGATTGCAGTAGACACCGGGATTTTCACCGGGCGATCGCCTAAGGATAAGTACATTGTGCGTGATGACACCACGCGCGATACCCTGTGGTGGAACGACCAGGGCACCGGCAAAAACGACAATCAGCCTCTGTCGCAGGAAACCTGGAACGCGCTGAAAAGCTGCGTCACCCGCCAGCTTTCCGGCAAGCGTCTGTTTGTTGTGGATGCGTTCTGCGGTGCCAATGCCGATTCACGTCTGAGCGTACGTTTTGTCACCGAAGTGGCCTGGCAGGCTCACTTCGTGAAGAACATGTTCATCCAGCCTACCGACGCTGAGCTGGCCGACTTCAAACCCGACTTTGTGGTGATGAACGGAGCCAAATGCACCAATCCTGACTGGCAGGCGCAGGGTCTGCACTCTGAGAACTTTGTCGCCTTCAATCTGACTGAACGCATGCAGCTGATTGGCGGAACCTGGTACGGCGGCGAGATGAAGAAAGGTCTGTTCGCCATCATGAACTACCTGCTGCCGCTGAAAGGCATTGCTTCAATGCACTGTTCAGCTAACGTCGGTAAAGCGGGTGATGTGGCGGTCTTCTTTGGCCTCTCTGGCACCGGCAAAACCACCCTCTCCACCGACCCTGACCGCCAGCTGATCGGCGATGATGAGCACGGCTGGGACGACGATGGCGTGTTTAACTTCGAAGGCGGCTGCTACGCCAAAACCATCAACCTTTCTGAGCAGGCTGAGCCGGAGATCTACCGTGCCATTCGCCGCAATGCGCTGCTGGAAAACGTGGTGGTGCGTGAAGATGGCAGCATCGATTACGCTGACGGCAGCAAAACAGAGAACACCCGCGTCTCCTACCCGATCAATCACATCGACAATATCGTGCAGCCGGTCTCAAAAGCGGGCCACGCGAAAAAAGTGATTTTCCTGACCGCCGATGCGTTTGGCGTGCTGCCACCGGTTTCACGTCTGACGCCGGAGCAAACCCAGTATCATTTCCTGTCAGGATTCACCGCCAAACTGGCCGGTACCGAGCGTGGCGTGACGGAGCCGACCCCAACCTTCTCCGCCTGTTTCGGCGCGGCATTCCTGACGCTGCATCCGACGCAGTACGCTGAAGTGCTGGTGAAGCGGATGGAGGCATCCGGTGCGCAGGCATACCTGGTGAACACCGGCTGGAACGGCAGTGGCAAACGCATCTCACTGAAGAATACCCGCGCCATCATCAATGCGATCCTGGCCGGTGAGCTGGATGATGCACCGACGGAAACGCTGCCAATCTTTAATCTGCAGATGCCGGTTGCGCTGGGCGAGCTGGATAGTGACACGCTCGATCCGCGTCGTAGCTGGGAGAGTGAAGAGAAGTGGACCGCTGCCGCCGAAGGTCTGGCACAGCGCTTTATTGATAACTTCGACAAGTATACCGATAACGCCGCAGGTGCTGCGCTGGTGAAAGCCGGCCCGCAACGCTAA